One window from the genome of Candidatus Hadarchaeales archaeon encodes:
- the cutA gene encoding divalent-cation tolerance protein CutA gives MSRYTFVYITAPNVKEAEKIGKILVEEKLAACVNIFPIRSIYRWKGKIEKAREVVLIAKTKKTLFSKLTKRVAEIHPYEIPCIVGFDIKQGNEEFLEWIDGETEDK, from the coding sequence ATGAGCAGATACACATTTGTATACATAACTGCGCCGAATGTCAAAGAAGCCGAAAAAATCGGAAAGATCCTAGTTGAAGAAAAACTCGCTGCCTGCGTAAACATCTTTCCGATCAGGTCGATTTATAGGTGGAAAGGAAAAATCGAGAAAGCCAGAGAAGTCGTATTGATAGCTAAAACCAAGAAAACCTTGTTTAGCAAATTGACAAAACGAGTTGCCGAAATTCATCCATATGAAATACCGTGTATAGTAGGATTTGATATAAAGCAAGGAAACGAGGAATTTCTGGAGTGGATAGATGGAGAAACAGAAGATAAGTGA
- a CDS encoding KH domain-containing protein: MEKTELFVRIPKERIGVLIGQDGRIKREIESRTGTRLLIDSETGEVTIEVAENPLGGLQALEVVKAIGRGFSPERAFRLFEEDQYLDIIEIKDFVGDSEKAMQRMRGRVIGESGKMRRTIEQMTGAYVSVFGKTVSIIGDPEQIRTARTAIQMLLSGSEHSSVYRFLEREKAKKKNVIFPRMGVGRE; the protein is encoded by the coding sequence ATGGAGAAGACGGAATTGTTTGTCCGCATACCCAAAGAAAGAATCGGGGTTCTGATAGGCCAAGATGGACGTATAAAGAGAGAAATAGAAAGTCGAACAGGCACGAGATTGCTGATAGATAGCGAAACCGGCGAGGTAACGATCGAGGTCGCGGAAAATCCTTTAGGAGGGTTACAAGCTCTTGAAGTAGTCAAGGCTATAGGGAGAGGTTTCAGTCCGGAGAGAGCTTTCAGACTTTTTGAAGAGGATCAATATTTAGACATCATAGAGATAAAAGATTTTGTTGGGGATTCGGAAAAGGCTATGCAGAGAATGCGCGGCAGGGTGATCGGAGAAAGCGGAAAAATGAGGAGGACCATAGAACAAATGACTGGAGCATATGTTTCAGTTTTCGGAAAAACAGTTTCTATAATCGGCGATCCCGAGCAGATAAGAACAGCTAGGACGGCCATACAGATGTTGCTCTCCGGCTCCGAACATTCATCAGTTTATAGATTTTTAGAAAGAGAGAAAGCAAAAAAGAAGAATGTGATATTTCCAAGAATGGGAGTTGGGAGGGAGTAG
- a CDS encoding type II/IV secretion system ATPase subunit: protein MKHEIIKYGNIRVLRMLCLDCGMEGFSTRCMQHVLNALADYPNVDEIKLEGVYCREYCGDSLEALKELSKVLHKGKIFLRSSLTVETCRKCESERKRKLERILEKLPEKPSSALIGLKTLLSENRKGSSLKPCGECKDFFVENLRALISIFENCKVVKMGTAILEPRLRPPFSSMRVETKVSPEFHLVQTYEVEDCEIKIFWNQNKLQYLYFVLPTEYRFDATEIEVLSLARKKLAESFPCSPFDVTQMRETVKRKTEEILAEIGNCRDHEKIAACLTRMTAGFGMLDILLADPHVQDIYVDSPTNENPVYLIHSDFGECVTNMYLTHSGMGWLISKFRLLSGRPFSEAFPVLDLDLSGSRCTVVGPPLSPSGVSFAIRRHRPEPWTLPQFVAKGFLSEEAAGLLSLLVDAQTAMLITGHRGAGKTSLLSSLMLEVPPNVRMITIEDTRELPVEKLRRFGFKILSLVIQPVVGGTETELRAEDALKAALRLGESVLIIGEVRGSEAKVLYEAMRVGTAGNAVMGTIHGSSAKDVFDRVVFDLEIPESSFKVTDVIVVVSAVREGGRMTRSRKLTEIVEVEKEESRETCFRRLLSYLPEKGKFQIELHKSELLKKIALRWGISRNRLFEMLNYKTAMQRELVSLASREPQILEAEFVVRANLKWREILEIEKSRPCKIFKRWKDWLEKEVKRRPMK, encoded by the coding sequence ATGAAACATGAGATCATCAAATACGGCAACATCAGGGTTCTGCGGATGTTATGTCTCGACTGCGGAATGGAAGGATTCTCGACAAGATGTATGCAGCACGTTCTAAATGCGCTGGCAGATTATCCGAATGTCGATGAAATAAAGCTCGAGGGGGTCTACTGCAGAGAATATTGCGGAGATTCTTTAGAAGCCCTCAAGGAGCTCTCCAAGGTTCTCCACAAGGGCAAGATTTTTCTCCGAAGCTCTCTAACAGTGGAGACTTGCAGAAAATGTGAAAGTGAAAGAAAGAGAAAGCTAGAAAGAATTCTGGAAAAACTTCCTGAAAAACCTAGTAGTGCTCTCATCGGTCTGAAAACTCTGCTTTCAGAAAATAGAAAAGGAAGCAGCCTGAAACCGTGTGGAGAGTGTAAAGATTTCTTTGTAGAGAATCTAAGGGCTCTCATATCCATTTTCGAAAACTGCAAAGTTGTAAAAATGGGAACAGCTATCCTAGAACCCCGGCTGAGACCGCCGTTCTCTTCGATGAGAGTGGAGACAAAAGTTTCTCCAGAATTTCATCTCGTTCAGACATATGAAGTTGAAGATTGCGAGATAAAAATTTTCTGGAACCAAAACAAACTTCAGTATCTGTACTTTGTACTTCCTACGGAATACAGATTTGACGCGACAGAAATTGAAGTTTTGTCATTAGCTAGGAAAAAACTAGCAGAATCTTTTCCATGTTCCCCTTTCGATGTCACACAAATGAGAGAAACCGTCAAACGAAAAACGGAAGAAATTTTGGCAGAAATCGGCAACTGTCGTGACCATGAAAAAATCGCAGCTTGTCTGACGAGAATGACAGCAGGCTTTGGGATGCTTGATATACTTCTCGCCGACCCCCATGTGCAAGATATCTATGTCGATTCGCCAACTAATGAAAATCCAGTTTATCTAATTCACTCCGATTTTGGCGAGTGTGTGACCAACATGTATCTAACACATTCTGGGATGGGATGGTTGATTTCAAAGTTCAGACTTCTTAGCGGAAGACCATTTTCGGAAGCTTTTCCGGTTCTAGATCTCGATCTGAGTGGGAGCAGGTGTACAGTCGTTGGTCCGCCGCTCAGCCCAAGTGGAGTGTCCTTTGCCATAAGAAGGCACAGACCAGAACCATGGACACTTCCACAATTCGTGGCAAAGGGTTTTTTGAGCGAGGAAGCAGCCGGTTTGCTCAGTCTTTTGGTCGATGCTCAGACAGCAATGTTAATAACAGGCCATCGTGGAGCAGGCAAAACATCTCTTTTGTCCTCCCTCATGCTTGAGGTGCCTCCCAACGTTAGGATGATAACTATCGAAGATACAAGGGAACTTCCAGTAGAAAAGCTGCGAAGGTTTGGATTTAAAATACTCTCTCTTGTGATTCAGCCAGTAGTTGGGGGAACTGAAACCGAGCTGCGGGCAGAAGATGCTTTGAAAGCTGCCTTGAGGCTCGGAGAATCCGTGCTCATCATTGGAGAAGTCAGAGGCTCCGAAGCAAAAGTCCTTTACGAAGCAATGAGGGTAGGGACAGCTGGAAATGCGGTGATGGGGACAATACACGGCTCCTCCGCCAAAGATGTGTTTGACAGAGTGGTTTTCGATTTGGAGATTCCAGAAAGTTCCTTCAAAGTCACCGACGTGATCGTCGTGGTTTCGGCTGTAAGAGAGGGCGGAAGGATGACGAGAAGCAGAAAATTGACAGAAATCGTGGAGGTTGAAAAAGAGGAGAGCCGGGAGACGTGCTTTAGAAGGCTTCTATCATATCTTCCCGAGAAGGGAAAATTTCAGATCGAGCTGCACAAGTCAGAACTTCTCAAGAAAATTGCTCTTAGATGGGGAATCAGCAGAAATCGTTTGTTCGAAATGCTTAATTACAAAACGGCAATGCAACGCGAGCTTGTTAGCCTAGCGTCTCGGGAACCACAAATTTTGGAGGCTGAATTTGTCGTGCGTGCGAATCTCAAATGGAGAGAGATACTTGAAATCGAAAAGAGTAGACCATGTAAAATCTTCAAAAGGTGGAAAGATTGGCTGGAGAAAGAAGTAAAACGCCGCCCGATGAAGTAA
- a CDS encoding acetate--CoA ligase family protein, whose protein sequence is MKRKLLNQPKAASTKRLTEQESLKIIEEAGIPFARTIVCRSLEEVLQAARTIRYPVVLKLMSSDLKERGLSGVRLGISSETELRRAFNELEKIVSAAGWKLEGWVVQEYIAGGEEVRIKAFRDDELGPSIVFEPISFWMKIFGDRSFRLAPLDRDEAKEMIKETYGYYMLVGEDGSLPVDFDALIETMCKMSDLICKLGRVVEIHLHPLKVLERGVKAVDVKVVLEVK, encoded by the coding sequence CTGAAAAGGAAACTTTTAAACCAGCCAAAAGCTGCCTCAACAAAACGTCTAACAGAACAGGAATCTTTAAAAATAATTGAAGAGGCAGGCATTCCATTTGCTCGCACAATTGTCTGTCGAAGTTTGGAAGAGGTTTTGCAGGCGGCTAGAACCATCAGATATCCTGTAGTTCTCAAGTTGATGTCCTCCGACCTGAAGGAGCGGGGACTCTCCGGTGTAAGGTTAGGGATAAGTTCGGAGACAGAGTTGAGAAGAGCATTCAACGAGCTGGAAAAAATCGTCTCCGCGGCAGGATGGAAACTCGAAGGGTGGGTGGTCCAAGAATATATAGCCGGTGGGGAAGAGGTTAGAATCAAAGCATTTCGAGATGATGAACTTGGTCCCTCTATAGTTTTCGAACCGATTAGTTTCTGGATGAAGATTTTCGGAGATCGAAGCTTTAGATTGGCCCCACTGGACAGGGATGAGGCCAAAGAGATGATAAAGGAAACGTATGGATATTATATGCTTGTTGGAGAAGACGGTTCACTGCCCGTGGATTTCGACGCACTGATAGAGACAATGTGCAAAATGAGCGATCTTATCTGCAAACTCGGGCGCGTCGTGGAAATACATCTCCATCCATTAAAGGTTCTTGAAAGAGGTGTGAAGGCAGTAGACGTTAAAGTTGTTTTAGAGGTGAAATAA